Within the Echinicola sp. 20G genome, the region CGGACTTGATGGGGATGATTTTCTATCCAAAATCTTCTAGGTATGTAAAGGAGGAAAGCCAGATGATTAGCCCGTCAAAGGTTAAAAAGGTGGGAGTCTTCGTCAATGATACCATAGAGAAGATTTTGGAGATGGAGACAACTCATGGTCTATCCTATATTCAGCTACATGGCGACGAAGATTTTGGTTTTGTGAAGACGTTGTCAGAAAGGTCCAAGGCAGGCATTATCAAAGTTTTTAGGGTGGAGGCTGATATTGACTGGGAAGTTCTTCAGCCTTATCAATCTTATGTGAAATACTTTTTGTTTGATACCCAAACGAAAAAATTTGGTGGCTCAGGTAAGAAGTTTGACTGGTCAGTATTAGAAGAATATCCTTTGGATAAGCCGTTTCTGCTAAGTGGAGGGATTGACGATAAGAGTTCCACATCGATTTTGGAGCTGCAAAAGAAAGTGGCAAAAATGGCAGGAGTTGATATCAATTCAAAGTTTGAAATTGAACCGGCCTTAAAGGACATTATGAAAATTAAAACATTTGTGACCGAACTCAGAAGCGGTCATTAAAGAAAATATTTGCCTGAGGGCATAATCGCAAGTATTATGATAAAAGTAGATGAAAAAGGGTTCTATGGTAAGTTTGGAGGAGCTTATATCCCCGAGATGCTTTACCCGAATGTAGAAGAACTCAAAAATAATTACGAGCAGATTACTCAATCTGATGAATTCAAAAAGGAGTTTCATCACCTATTGAGGGATTATGTAGGGCGGCCAACACCGTTGTATTTTGCGGAAAGACTCTCTGAAAAATATGGTGCAAAAATTTACCTGAAAAGGGAGGATTTGTGTCATACAGGAGCCCATAAAGTCAACAATACTGTTGGTCAAATTATTTTGGCCAAGAAACTAGGGAAGAAGCGAATCATAGCTGAGACTGGCGCTGGTCAGCATGGAGTGGCCACAGCGACGGTTTGTGCCCTTATGGGAATGGACTGCACGGTTTATATGGGCGAGATAGACATGGAGCGTCAAAAACCCAATGTAGAAAGAATGAGAATCCTTGGCGCAAAAGTAGTTCCAGCAACTTCTGGTAGCAAGACGCTCAAAGATGCGACCAATGAGGCCCTGCGACAGTGGATCAATAACCCTGTGGACACCCACTATATCATTGGCTCTGTAGTAGGCCCACACCCTTACCCTGAAATGGTAGCCAGGTTTCAATCTGTCATCAGTGAGGAAATTAAATACCAGTTAAAGGAAAAGGAAGGTCGAGAAAACCCTGATTTGGTGATTGCCTGTGTGGGTGGAGGAAGCAATGCTGCTGGAGCCTTTTATCACTATTACAATACTCCAGAAGTGAGGTTGGTGGCTGTAGAAGCTGCTGGTTTGGGCGTTTCTTCGGGCAAGTCCGCCGCAACAACAGCTTTGGGTACTTCTGGGGTTTTGCATGGCAGTAAAACCTTGTTGATGCAAACGGAAGATGGTCAGGTAATAGAGCCTCATTCTATTTCTGCTGGTTTGGATTACCCGGGGATTGGACCGGTCCATGCCCATTTATTTGATTCAGGTAGAGGAGAGTTTTATGCAGTTGAAGACGAAGACGCAATGAAAGCTGGGATTGAGTTGAGCCGATTGGAAGGGATCATTCCGGCCATTGAATCTGCCCATGCTTTGTCAGCTTTGAAGCAGGTAAAGTTCAATTCTTCAGATATAATTGTAGTGAATCTATCAGGAAGGGGAGATAAAGACTTGGATACCTATATTAAGTGGGGAGGTTATTAGTATGGCCATGAAAATATTGGGCAATCAGTAAAGGCAACAGTCGCCTTATTACTAATCACCTTTAACCAAACAGACATCATGAATCGAATAGATAATTTATTTCAAAAGAAAAAAGAAAATATACTCTCCATCTATTTTACAGCAGGTTTTCCAAAACTGGAAGATACCATCACAGTAATGGAGGGAATTGAAGAAGCCGGGGCTGATATTATAGAAATTGGCATGCCATACTCCGATCCTGTTGCCGATGGACCAACTATTCAGGAAAGCAATAAAGTTGCGTTGGAAAATGGAATGAGCATGAAAAAAATGTTTAGCCAGCTGGAAAATATGCGCGATAAAATTTCCATTCCTGTAGTATTGATGGGGTATTTGAATCCCATTATGCAGTATGGAGTGGAGGCTTTTTGCCAAAAATGCAAGGAAGTGGGGGTAGATGGACTGATTGTTCCTGACCTTCCTATTCAACAGTATCAGGAAGATTATAAAGAATTGTTTGATCAATATGACTTGAGAAATACCTTTCTGATTTCACCTCAGACCAGTGAGACTCGAATCAGGGAAATTGATAAGCAGTCAGATGGGTTCATTTATATGGTTTCTTCCCATAGCATTACTGGCGCCAAATCAGGCATCAGTGAGGAACAAATCGCCTATTTCGAAGGAGTGAAAGCTATGGAATTGGAAAATCCTAGATTGATAGGTTTTGGGATTTCAGACCATGCGACCTTTGCGACCGCATCTTCTTATAGTAATGGAGCGATCATTGGAAGTGCTTTTATAAAAGTGCTTAGAGATGCCAAGAACCTCAAACAAGATATAAAAACTTTTATTCAGGGAGTAAAACAAGCTTAAGCCATGATTATACAAGTAAAACCGGATATTTCTGAAAATCAAAAAGAAAGTTTGATCAATGAAATTAATCAAATAGGTTACAAGATCACAGAGGTGAATACCCAAGAAGGAACTTACCTCGTGGGAATTGGTAGTTCTGAATTTGACATTAGGAAATTTGGTCACCATGAAGGGATCCAAGATATCCATATTGTTTCTGATGCCTACAAATTGGTTTCAAAAAAGTGGAAAGTAAAACCAACTTCCATTGATCTTGGTGATGGGGTGTTTATCAAAGAAGGGGATATGGCCGTAATGGCTGGGCCGTGCTCGATAGAGAGTGAGGAGCAGATTGTAAAGGTTATAGACCACCTGAAAGAAAATAATATCAAAATAATGCGGGGCGGGGTTTATAAGCCAAGAAGTAGCCCTTATGCCTTTCGTGGATTGGGAATTGATGGTTTAAAGTTATGGCATAAATTGGCCAGTGAAGCTGGGATCAAAATCATTACTGAAGTAATGCAGGTTTCCCAAATTGAAGAAATGCTGGATTATGTGGATGTTTTTCAGGTAGGTGCCCGGAATACCCAAAACTTTAACCTACTAGATGAATTGGGCAAGGTGGATAAACCAGTGATGATCAAAAGAGGGATTTCAGGAACTATTGAAGAATTACTTCAGTCAGCAGAATATGTGTTTTCCGGTGGGAATGAGAAATTGATTTTGTGTGAAAGAGGAATTAGAACTTATGAAAAAGCCAGTAGAAATACCCTTGACCTCAATGCTGTGCCTATCTTGAAGGATAAGTCTCATTTGCCAGTGGTGGTGGACCCTTCTCATGGAATTGGCATCAGGAAATTTGTGCATCAAATGGCTTTGGCTGGCGTGATGGCAGGGGCTGATGGTATTATTTACGAAGCGCATGAAATTCCAGAAAAAGCCTACTCTGATGGTCAACAAACCTTGAATTTCGCACAAAGTGCCCAATTGACAAGTCAAATTCGACAAACATTTGCGATGAGAAAAACCTTTGATTTATTGTAAGTTATTGGTTTTGAAAAGGTGAATACTTATATTTGTCACTCATAATGAAGCAGTCAACAGTAAAATATCATAGCTACTATTACCATTTCCTTCCCTTCAAGGATTAGGTGTAACGCTGTGTGCATTACTATAAGGAATATTTAAGGCCTAATCCAATTTTGGATTAGGCCTTTTTGCTTTCATAACCAGACAAAATATTTAACGTAAATTTAGTAAGAACAAACCCAGATATAAGATGACAGGAAAATCAGCAGATTGGGTATTTCAGGATCCCAGGTTACAGGAAATGCATCAAGATTATGGTGCTTACACTTCAGAGGACTTTGAAGTTTGGAAAATCCTTTACGAGAGACAGATTATCAACCTTCCCAAAGCAGCTTCTCAAGCTTATTTGGATGGAATAAAAGCCGTTAACTTTGGCTCAGATAGGATTGCCAATTTTGCAGAAGTAAATGAAAAACTTAGAGAAACGACCGGGTGGAGTGTGCAGGTAGTGCCTGGGCTGATCGATGATGACCTATTCTTTGGCCTATTGCGAAATAGGCGTTTCCCATCTTCCACTTGGCTGAGGAAGATGGAACAGCTGGATTACTTGGAAGAACCAGATATGTTTCATGATGCTTTTGCTCATATGCCTTTGCTCACCAACCAGCCTTATGTTGACTTTTTGGAAGATTTAAGTGGGATTGCTTTGAAGTATATTGATAATAAATGGGCCATCCATTTACTGTCAAGAATTTATTGGTTTACCATTGAATTTGGTTTGATCCGGGAAAATGGGGTATTGAAAATTTATGGTGCCGGAATACTTAGTTCTGCTGGGGAAACCAAGTTTAGCCTTTCTGATGAACCTACCCATATTGAGTATGATGTCAGAAAAATCATGCAGACAGCTTACTGGAAAGATAAATTCCAGGATAAATATTTTGTGATTGAAAGTTATGAGCAATTGTACCAATCTATTCCTGAAATCGAGAGGGTTTTGGAAGAGGAATTGGCCAATTCCTCAGTGGATTAGGGAGGTCTTGGTAAGGAGATCAATTTTGAAATGGTTTCATTGAAATTTTGAAAAATTTCTCCTTTGCCAAATAGCCTCAAGAATACCTTCATAAATAGGGAATAATGTTTAATTTTGGTATTCTGAAAATGGGAGTTAGAAAAGCTTTCAAAGAGCAGATCAAAAAATTACAAACCAAAGCAATAGACCTCGAAGTATCCTTTGGGACTTAGAGGTCTATTTAGCTTTTTAGCTTATAGAAATTCAATGGATGTAGCCATTATAAAATATAATTCCGGAAACGTGCAGTCGGTGTTATATGCGATGGAACGTTTGGGGGTCAACGCAAAATTGACCGATGATGTGGAAGAAATCAAAAAGGCGGATAAGGTGATTTTTCCAGGACAGGGAGAGGCCAGTTCTGCCATGAAATACCTCAGGGAAAGAAGATTAGATCAGTTGATCAAAGAACTTAAGCAACCCTTTTTTGGGATCTGCTTGGGACAGCAGCTGCTCTGTGAGTATTCGGAAGAAAATGACACTACCTGTTTGGGAATTTTTCCGATCAAGGTGAAGAAATTCCCTCCTTTGGACAAGGTGCCTCATGTAGGGTGGAACAATCTCCAAGAACTTAAAAGTCCACTGCTAAATGGATTGGATGAAACTGACTATGTGTATTATGTCCATAGTTACTTTGCCGAAATCCATCCTGAATATACCATAGCCAGCACCCATTATT harbors:
- a CDS encoding bifunctional 3-deoxy-7-phosphoheptulonate synthase/chorismate mutase is translated as MIIQVKPDISENQKESLINEINQIGYKITEVNTQEGTYLVGIGSSEFDIRKFGHHEGIQDIHIVSDAYKLVSKKWKVKPTSIDLGDGVFIKEGDMAVMAGPCSIESEEQIVKVIDHLKENNIKIMRGGVYKPRSSPYAFRGLGIDGLKLWHKLASEAGIKIITEVMQVSQIEEMLDYVDVFQVGARNTQNFNLLDELGKVDKPVMIKRGISGTIEELLQSAEYVFSGGNEKLILCERGIRTYEKASRNTLDLNAVPILKDKSHLPVVVDPSHGIGIRKFVHQMALAGVMAGADGIIYEAHEIPEKAYSDGQQTLNFAQSAQLTSQIRQTFAMRKTFDLL
- the hisH gene encoding imidazole glycerol phosphate synthase subunit HisH; this encodes MDVAIIKYNSGNVQSVLYAMERLGVNAKLTDDVEEIKKADKVIFPGQGEASSAMKYLRERRLDQLIKELKQPFFGICLGQQLLCEYSEENDTTCLGIFPIKVKKFPPLDKVPHVGWNNLQELKSPLLNGLDETDYVYYVHSYFAEIHPEYTIASTHYLEDFSALLHKDNYYAMQAHPEKSSLSGQKILTNFLNL
- the trpB gene encoding tryptophan synthase subunit beta; protein product: MIKVDEKGFYGKFGGAYIPEMLYPNVEELKNNYEQITQSDEFKKEFHHLLRDYVGRPTPLYFAERLSEKYGAKIYLKREDLCHTGAHKVNNTVGQIILAKKLGKKRIIAETGAGQHGVATATVCALMGMDCTVYMGEIDMERQKPNVERMRILGAKVVPATSGSKTLKDATNEALRQWINNPVDTHYIIGSVVGPHPYPEMVARFQSVISEEIKYQLKEKEGRENPDLVIACVGGGSNAAGAFYHYYNTPEVRLVAVEAAGLGVSSGKSAATTALGTSGVLHGSKTLLMQTEDGQVIEPHSISAGLDYPGIGPVHAHLFDSGRGEFYAVEDEDAMKAGIELSRLEGIIPAIESAHALSALKQVKFNSSDIIVVNLSGRGDKDLDTYIKWGGY
- the trpA gene encoding tryptophan synthase subunit alpha; protein product: MNRIDNLFQKKKENILSIYFTAGFPKLEDTITVMEGIEEAGADIIEIGMPYSDPVADGPTIQESNKVALENGMSMKKMFSQLENMRDKISIPVVLMGYLNPIMQYGVEAFCQKCKEVGVDGLIVPDLPIQQYQEDYKELFDQYDLRNTFLISPQTSETRIREIDKQSDGFIYMVSSHSITGAKSGISEEQIAYFEGVKAMELENPRLIGFGISDHATFATASSYSNGAIIGSAFIKVLRDAKNLKQDIKTFIQGVKQA
- a CDS encoding phosphoribosylanthranilate isomerase — its product is MLIKVCGMRDPENVKELVEEVNPDLMGMIFYPKSSRYVKEESQMISPSKVKKVGVFVNDTIEKILEMETTHGLSYIQLHGDEDFGFVKTLSERSKAGIIKVFRVEADIDWEVLQPYQSYVKYFLFDTQTKKFGGSGKKFDWSVLEEYPLDKPFLLSGGIDDKSSTSILELQKKVAKMAGVDINSKFEIEPALKDIMKIKTFVTELRSGH
- a CDS encoding phenylalanine 4-monooxygenase, producing the protein MTGKSADWVFQDPRLQEMHQDYGAYTSEDFEVWKILYERQIINLPKAASQAYLDGIKAVNFGSDRIANFAEVNEKLRETTGWSVQVVPGLIDDDLFFGLLRNRRFPSSTWLRKMEQLDYLEEPDMFHDAFAHMPLLTNQPYVDFLEDLSGIALKYIDNKWAIHLLSRIYWFTIEFGLIRENGVLKIYGAGILSSAGETKFSLSDEPTHIEYDVRKIMQTAYWKDKFQDKYFVIESYEQLYQSIPEIERVLEEELANSSVD